The Pedobacter roseus genome contains a region encoding:
- a CDS encoding four helix bundle protein, whose translation MIELFSLSNQIKKAADSVNLNIAKGCMGQSKAEFKRLLTYSVRSGLEVVSCLFMASSRNYITELEFKRLYSEYEQLCKMISKLKASL comes from the coding sequence TTGATAGAACTATTTAGTCTCTCAAATCAAATTAAAAAAGCAGCAGATTCAGTAAATCTTAACATTGCTAAGGGCTGCATGGGCCAGTCAAAAGCCGAATTTAAAAGGCTTCTAACCTACTCTGTTCGTTCTGGTTTGGAGGTGGTAAGCTGTCTTTTTATGGCTTCATCAAGAAATTACATCACCGAACTTGAATTTAAAAGACTTTATTCTGAGTACGAGCAGCTTTGTAAGATGATATCCAAGTTGAAGGCTTCGCTATAA
- the trhO gene encoding oxygen-dependent tRNA uridine(34) hydroxylase TrhO, whose translation MKKYQTLLYYCYSYIAEAEQFAADHLKFCKSLDLVGRIIVADEGLNGTVSGTVEACVAYMEAIHADERFAKTEFKIDDVEEPSFLKMHCRYKSEIVHSGLRDTSIINPNEKTGKHLEPVDFMKMKDDEDVIILDVRSNYEHNLGKFKNAVTLDIENFRDFPEQINQLAQYKDKKILTYCTGGIKCEKASALLLHHGFNDVYQLHGGIIKYGKEAGGKDFEGKCYVFDNRIAVDVNEVNPTIVSVCYNCGKTTPKMINCANPECNEHITQCDDCGDELQGCCSTACTTNPRKRPYDGTGYYVKVPQPVAMKIG comes from the coding sequence ATGAAAAAATATCAAACACTACTTTACTATTGCTATAGTTACATAGCGGAGGCAGAACAATTTGCTGCCGATCACCTTAAATTTTGTAAATCACTGGATTTAGTTGGCCGTATTATCGTTGCCGATGAAGGCTTAAATGGAACCGTATCTGGTACCGTTGAGGCTTGTGTAGCTTATATGGAAGCTATACATGCTGATGAGCGGTTTGCCAAAACAGAATTTAAGATAGATGATGTTGAAGAGCCTTCTTTCCTGAAAATGCACTGCCGTTACAAATCGGAAATTGTACATTCTGGCTTAAGAGATACTTCGATTATTAATCCTAACGAAAAAACAGGGAAACATTTAGAGCCGGTTGATTTCATGAAAATGAAAGATGATGAGGATGTAATCATCCTTGATGTTCGTTCTAATTATGAACATAATCTGGGCAAATTTAAAAATGCAGTAACGCTTGATATCGAGAATTTCCGCGATTTTCCTGAGCAGATCAACCAGCTGGCCCAATATAAAGACAAAAAAATATTAACCTATTGCACTGGTGGTATTAAATGCGAAAAAGCATCTGCCCTATTGTTGCATCATGGCTTTAACGATGTATACCAGTTACATGGTGGCATTATTAAATACGGAAAAGAAGCCGGAGGAAAAGATTTTGAAGGCAAATGTTATGTTTTCGACAACCGAATTGCTGTTGATGTAAACGAGGTAAACCCAACTATTGTGTCAGTTTGTTATAACTGTGGCAAAACTACACCAAAGATGATCAACTGTGCCAATCCGGAATGTAACGAGCACATTACCCAGTGCGATGATTGCGGCGATGAACTTCAGGGCTGCTGCTCAACGGCATGTACTACTAATCCGCGCAAACGTCCTTATGATGGCACAGGTTATTATGTGAAGGTTCCGCAGCCGGTGGCGATGAAAATTGGTTAA